From one Thunnus maccoyii chromosome 6, fThuMac1.1, whole genome shotgun sequence genomic stretch:
- the LOC121898846 gene encoding zona pellucida sperm-binding protein 3-like has translation MGSRQLIVFGFVLACVRLSDARFLSISVPTYWGVDAQKPAEVEAEPGAEPEREHSRESSQQAGRLQSKQIQRAVKPFSWKFPDDPVDPVYKHPPKFKLRQPVVATNCVALRCGESRIQVEVSQDLLGLGKLIKPEEITLGGCSATEIDELSHVLIFESELHSCGSTLVMIEDAFIYAFTLVYNPKVFGKSNIIRSQSAVIGVECHYPR, from the exons ATGGGGTCCAGGCAGCTCATTGTGTTTGGCTTTGTGCTTGCATGTGTCAGGCTTAGTGATGCTCGATTTCTCAGTATAAGTGTACCAACCTACTGGGGGGTCGATGCACAGAAGCCTGCAGAGGTGGAAGCTGAGCCAGGAGCAGAACCTGAGAGAGAGCACTCCAGGGAGTCTTCTCAACAAGCTGGCAGGCTCCAGTCAAAGCAGATCCAGCGAGCAGTCAAGCCATTCTCCTGGAAGTTTCCAGATGATCCAGTGGATCCAGTGTACAAGCATCCCCCAAAGTTTAAACTGCGGCAGCCGGTGGTGGCAACCAACTGTGTTGCTTTGAGGTGCGGGGAAAGTAGGATCCAAGTGGAAGTGAGTCAGGACCTGCTGGGCCTTGGAAAGCTGATAAAGCCAGAGGAAATCACACTTGGTGGTTGTTCAGCCACTGAGATTGACGAGTTGTCTCATGTGCTGATCTTTGAATCTGAGCTGCACAGCTGTGGCAGCACACTTGTG ATGATTGAGGATGCCTTCATTTATGCCTTTACACTGGTCTACAACCCCAAAGTGTTTGGCAAAAGTAACATCATAAGGAGTCAGAGTGCTGTCATTGGAGTTGAGTGCCACTACCCGAGGTGA
- the LOC121898722 gene encoding aldehyde dehydrogenase, dimeric NADP-preferring-like isoform X1 codes for MYLISTVPEALCCAPGVYMERQAVKRAKEAFLSGRTRPVEFRLQQLNALQRMITEKETEISTALKQDINRSQYDTPLLELIGIENEIQLATEKLAEWAAPRPVERNLLTVSDEVYIQPEPLGVVLIIGAWNYPWALTLLPLIGAIAAGNGAVVKPSELSEYSSLLLRALLPRYLDKDLYPVVTGGVSETQELLRLRFDHVFYTGSSTVGRLVMEAAARHLTPVTLELGGKSPSYIDKNCDIRVACRRITWGKFINCGQTCIAPDYILCEPCIQGRVVECIRQTLLEFYGADPKCSPDYGRIINQRHFNRIMGLMEGYTPVVGGQSDASQRYIAPTVLKDVPPHSRLMQEEIFGPLLPIVTVSDMDDAIHFINEREKPLALYIFCSDKKAIKRMIEETTSGGVTVNDVMMHYTLSSLPFGGVGQSGMGCYHGKHSFDRLSHQRACLVRSLGMESVNLARYPPQDRRRARRVRMALKSPMIDMSKRTYVWAVTVTVIAFGLFITLLIILLIASGLNCTCWYWRGFYN; via the exons ATGTATCTTATATCTACAGTTCCAGAGGCTCTTTGCTGTGCTCCAGGTGTCTATATGGAGAGGCAGGCGGTGAAGCGGGCCAAGGAGGCCTTCCTGAGCGGCAGGACTCGGCCTGTGGAGTTCAGACTGCAGCAGCTCAATGCCCTGCAGAGGATGATCACTGAGAAAGAGACCGAGATCTCCACTGCTCTCAAACAGGACATCAACAGG AGCCAGTACGACACACCGCTCCTGGAACTGATTGGCATTGAGAATGAGATCCAGCTGGCTACAGAGAAACTGGCAGAGTGGGCTGCTCCTCGGCCAGTAGAGAGGAACCTCCTCACCGTGTCAGATGAGGTTTATATCCAGCCAGAGCCCCTGGGGGTGGTGCTCATCATCGGTGCCTGGAACTACCCCTGGGCCCTCACCTTGCTGCCCCTGATTGGAGCTATTGCTGCTG GCAATGGAGCGGTGGTGAAGCCGTCAGAGCTGAGCGAGTACTCGTCCCTCCTCCTCCGGGCACTGCTGCCTCGCTATCTGGACAAG GATCTGTACCCGGTGGTGACAGGTGGAGTGTCAGAGACCCAGGAGCTGCTGAGGCTGAGGTTTGACCACGTCTTCTACACAGGAAGTAGTACAGTGGGCAGACTGGTGATGGAGGCTGCTGCTCGCCACCTCACCCCGGTGACGCTGGAGCTGGGAGGGAAGAGCCCCAGCTACATCGACAAGAACTGTGACATCAGAGTTGCCTGCCG tcgtATCACATGGGGAAAGTTCATCAACTGTGGTCAGACGTGCATTGCTCCAGACTACATCCTGTGTGAGCCCTGCATCCAGGGCCGTGTGGTGGAATGCATCCGACAAACTCTACTG GAATTTTACGGTGCTGATCCCAAATGCTCACCTGACTACGGCCGCATCATCAACCAGCGTCACTTCAACAGAATCATGGGTCTGATGGAGGGTTACACTCCTGTGGTGGGAGGACAGAGTGATGCCTCACAGCGCTACATTG CCCCCACAGTGCTGAAGGATGTGCCCCCTCACTCCAGGCTGATGCAGGAGGAGATCTTTGGCCCTCTGCTTCCCATAGTGACTGTAAGTGATATGGATGATGCCATCCACTTCatcaatgagagagagaaaccttTGGCCCTCTATATCTTCTGCTCTGACAAGAAG GCAATAAAAAGGATGATTGAGGAGACCACAAGTGGAGGAGTGACGGTGAATGATGTTATGATGCACTACACACTCAGCTCCCTCCCGTTTGGTGGTGTTG GTCAGAGTGGTATGGGCTGCTACCACGGCAAACACAGCTTTGATCGACTGAGCCACCAGAGGGCGTGCCTGGTCCGCTCTCTGGGCATGGAGAGTGTCAACCTGGCCCGGTACCCGCCTCAGGACCGCCGGCGGGCACGTAGGGTGCGGATGGCCCTCAAGTCACCCATGATTGACATGTCCAAGAGGACATACGTCTGGGCCGTAACTGTCACCGTCATCGCCTTTGGTCTGTTCATCACCCTGCTGATCATCCTGCTCATAGCCTCAGGCCTCAACTGTACCTGCTGGTACTGGAGAGGCTTTTATAACTAG
- the LOC121898440 gene encoding aldehyde dehydrogenase family 3 member A2-like isoform X1: protein MLPEMSREQLVVQRARKSFQTGKTKPLEYRIHQLKSLLRFISERRRDIADAVKRDLGKSEHGTELFETLGLEGEINLAIENLAEWAAPRPVEKNLLTISDEVYVQPEPLGVVLIIGAWNYPWAVTLQPLVGAIAAGNAGVIKPSEVSSHSAKVMEELLPLYLDKDLYPVVTGGVSETQELLKHRFDHIFYTGSSVVGKLVMEAAARHLTPVTLELGGKSPCYIDKNCDITVACRRITWGKFVNCGQTCIAPDYVLCEPSIQSQVVQEIKKSIKEFYTDNPKNFDDYGRIINQRHYKRVIALMEGCTVAVGGDSDESQCYIAPTVLKDVTSESKVMKEEIFGPLLPIITVSGVEEAIQFINEREKPLVVYVFSHDKKLIKRVIAETSSGALLANDCLVHFTVSALPFGGVGNSGMGCYHGRHSFDQLSHLRSCLIKQLKMEGVNSMRYPPHTAKKLGWARFLLLKQVNLGRLRRMVLLAIFAGLAAFIVQRFLQ from the exons ATGTCCCGAGAACAGCTGGTAGTACAACGAGCCAGGAAGTCCTTCCAGACAGGAAAAACTAAACCTCTGGAGTACAGGATCCACCAGCTGAAGAGCCTGCTGCGCTTCATCTCAGAGAGACGGAGGGACATCGCAGATGCTGTCAAAAGAGACCTTGGCAAG AGTGAACATGGGACGGAGCTGTTTGAGACTCTGGGACTGGAGGGAGAGATCAACCTGGCTATAGAGAATCTGGCAGAGTGGGCTGCTCCTCGGCCCGTAGAGAAGAACCTCCTCACCATATCAGATGAGGTTTATGTGCAGCCGGAGCCTCTGGGAGTGGTGCTCATCATCGGAGCCTGGAACTACCCCTGGGCTGTCACCCTGCAGCCGCTGGTGGGAGCTATTGCTGCTG GTAATGCAGGAGTAATAAAGCCATCTGAGGTCAGCTCTCACTCAGCCAAGGTCATGGAGGAACTTCTTCCTCTGTATCTGGACAAA GATCTGTACCCTGTTGTGACAGGTGGAGTGTCAGAGACCCAGGAGCTGCTGAAGCACAGATTTGACCACATTTTCTACACAGGAAGTAGCGTAGTGGGTAAACTGGTGATGGAGGCTGCTGCTCGCCACCTCACCCCAGTGACGCTGGAGCTGGGAGGGAAGAGCCCCTGCTACATCGACAagaactgtgacatcactgtcgCCTGTCG TCGTATCACATGGGGAAAGTTTGTCAACTGCGGTCAGACATGCATCGCTCCAGACTATGTTCTGTGTGAACCCTCCATCCAGAGCCAAGTAGTGCAGGAGATCAAGAAGAGTATCAAg GAGTTTTACACAGATAATCCAAAGAACTTTGATGACTATGGACGCATCATCAACCAGCGGCACTATAAAAGGGTCATTGCTCTCATGGAAGGGTGCACCGTCGCTGTAGGTGGAGACAGCGATGAATCTCAGTGCTACATAG CTCCCACTGTGTTGAAGGATGTGACGAGTGAATCCAAAGTGATGAAGGAGGAGATCTTTGGGCCTCTGCTGCCCATCATCACAGTGAGCGGTGTAGAGGAGGCCATTCAGTTTattaatgagagagagaaaccgcTAGTTGTGTATGTCTTCTCCCATGACAAAAAG CTGATCAAAAGGGTGATAGCTGAGACGTCCAGTGGAGCTCTGCTGGCTAACGACTGTCTGGTCCACTTCACTGTTAGTGCTCTGCCCTTTGGAGGAgttg GTAACAGTGGTATGGGCTGCTACCACGGCCGGCACAGCTTTGACCAGCTCAGCCACCTGCGCAGTTGTCTGATCAAGCAGCTGAAAATGGAGGGAGTCAACAGCATGCGTTACCCGCCTCACACCGCCAAGAAGCTGGGCTGGGCTCGATTCTTGCTGCTAAAGCAGGTCAACTTGGGCAGACTGCGCCGCATGGTGCTGCTAGCCATTTTTGCTGGTTTAGCAGCGTTTATTGTGCAG AGGTTCCTGCAATGA
- the LOC121898722 gene encoding aldehyde dehydrogenase, dimeric NADP-preferring-like isoform X2, translating into MERQAVKRAKEAFLSGRTRPVEFRLQQLNALQRMITEKETEISTALKQDINRSQYDTPLLELIGIENEIQLATEKLAEWAAPRPVERNLLTVSDEVYIQPEPLGVVLIIGAWNYPWALTLLPLIGAIAAGNGAVVKPSELSEYSSLLLRALLPRYLDKDLYPVVTGGVSETQELLRLRFDHVFYTGSSTVGRLVMEAAARHLTPVTLELGGKSPSYIDKNCDIRVACRRITWGKFINCGQTCIAPDYILCEPCIQGRVVECIRQTLLEFYGADPKCSPDYGRIINQRHFNRIMGLMEGYTPVVGGQSDASQRYIAPTVLKDVPPHSRLMQEEIFGPLLPIVTVSDMDDAIHFINEREKPLALYIFCSDKKAIKRMIEETTSGGVTVNDVMMHYTLSSLPFGGVGQSGMGCYHGKHSFDRLSHQRACLVRSLGMESVNLARYPPQDRRRARRVRMALKSPMIDMSKRTYVWAVTVTVIAFGLFITLLIILLIASGLNCTCWYWRGFYN; encoded by the exons ATGGAGAGGCAGGCGGTGAAGCGGGCCAAGGAGGCCTTCCTGAGCGGCAGGACTCGGCCTGTGGAGTTCAGACTGCAGCAGCTCAATGCCCTGCAGAGGATGATCACTGAGAAAGAGACCGAGATCTCCACTGCTCTCAAACAGGACATCAACAGG AGCCAGTACGACACACCGCTCCTGGAACTGATTGGCATTGAGAATGAGATCCAGCTGGCTACAGAGAAACTGGCAGAGTGGGCTGCTCCTCGGCCAGTAGAGAGGAACCTCCTCACCGTGTCAGATGAGGTTTATATCCAGCCAGAGCCCCTGGGGGTGGTGCTCATCATCGGTGCCTGGAACTACCCCTGGGCCCTCACCTTGCTGCCCCTGATTGGAGCTATTGCTGCTG GCAATGGAGCGGTGGTGAAGCCGTCAGAGCTGAGCGAGTACTCGTCCCTCCTCCTCCGGGCACTGCTGCCTCGCTATCTGGACAAG GATCTGTACCCGGTGGTGACAGGTGGAGTGTCAGAGACCCAGGAGCTGCTGAGGCTGAGGTTTGACCACGTCTTCTACACAGGAAGTAGTACAGTGGGCAGACTGGTGATGGAGGCTGCTGCTCGCCACCTCACCCCGGTGACGCTGGAGCTGGGAGGGAAGAGCCCCAGCTACATCGACAAGAACTGTGACATCAGAGTTGCCTGCCG tcgtATCACATGGGGAAAGTTCATCAACTGTGGTCAGACGTGCATTGCTCCAGACTACATCCTGTGTGAGCCCTGCATCCAGGGCCGTGTGGTGGAATGCATCCGACAAACTCTACTG GAATTTTACGGTGCTGATCCCAAATGCTCACCTGACTACGGCCGCATCATCAACCAGCGTCACTTCAACAGAATCATGGGTCTGATGGAGGGTTACACTCCTGTGGTGGGAGGACAGAGTGATGCCTCACAGCGCTACATTG CCCCCACAGTGCTGAAGGATGTGCCCCCTCACTCCAGGCTGATGCAGGAGGAGATCTTTGGCCCTCTGCTTCCCATAGTGACTGTAAGTGATATGGATGATGCCATCCACTTCatcaatgagagagagaaaccttTGGCCCTCTATATCTTCTGCTCTGACAAGAAG GCAATAAAAAGGATGATTGAGGAGACCACAAGTGGAGGAGTGACGGTGAATGATGTTATGATGCACTACACACTCAGCTCCCTCCCGTTTGGTGGTGTTG GTCAGAGTGGTATGGGCTGCTACCACGGCAAACACAGCTTTGATCGACTGAGCCACCAGAGGGCGTGCCTGGTCCGCTCTCTGGGCATGGAGAGTGTCAACCTGGCCCGGTACCCGCCTCAGGACCGCCGGCGGGCACGTAGGGTGCGGATGGCCCTCAAGTCACCCATGATTGACATGTCCAAGAGGACATACGTCTGGGCCGTAACTGTCACCGTCATCGCCTTTGGTCTGTTCATCACCCTGCTGATCATCCTGCTCATAGCCTCAGGCCTCAACTGTACCTGCTGGTACTGGAGAGGCTTTTATAACTAG
- the LOC121898440 gene encoding aldehyde dehydrogenase family 3 member A2-like isoform X2, translated as MMSREQLVVQRARKSFQTGKTKPLEYRIHQLKSLLRFISERRRDIADAVKRDLGKSEHGTELFETLGLEGEINLAIENLAEWAAPRPVEKNLLTISDEVYVQPEPLGVVLIIGAWNYPWAVTLQPLVGAIAAGNAGVIKPSEVSSHSAKVMEELLPLYLDKDLYPVVTGGVSETQELLKHRFDHIFYTGSSVVGKLVMEAAARHLTPVTLELGGKSPCYIDKNCDITVACRRITWGKFVNCGQTCIAPDYVLCEPSIQSQVVQEIKKSIKEFYTDNPKNFDDYGRIINQRHYKRVIALMEGCTVAVGGDSDESQCYIAPTVLKDVTSESKVMKEEIFGPLLPIITVSGVEEAIQFINEREKPLVVYVFSHDKKLIKRVIAETSSGALLANDCLVHFTVSALPFGGVGNSGMGCYHGRHSFDQLSHLRSCLIKQLKMEGVNSMRYPPHTAKKLGWARFLLLKQVNLGRLRRMVLLAIFAGLAAFIVQRFLQ; from the exons ATGTCCCGAGAACAGCTGGTAGTACAACGAGCCAGGAAGTCCTTCCAGACAGGAAAAACTAAACCTCTGGAGTACAGGATCCACCAGCTGAAGAGCCTGCTGCGCTTCATCTCAGAGAGACGGAGGGACATCGCAGATGCTGTCAAAAGAGACCTTGGCAAG AGTGAACATGGGACGGAGCTGTTTGAGACTCTGGGACTGGAGGGAGAGATCAACCTGGCTATAGAGAATCTGGCAGAGTGGGCTGCTCCTCGGCCCGTAGAGAAGAACCTCCTCACCATATCAGATGAGGTTTATGTGCAGCCGGAGCCTCTGGGAGTGGTGCTCATCATCGGAGCCTGGAACTACCCCTGGGCTGTCACCCTGCAGCCGCTGGTGGGAGCTATTGCTGCTG GTAATGCAGGAGTAATAAAGCCATCTGAGGTCAGCTCTCACTCAGCCAAGGTCATGGAGGAACTTCTTCCTCTGTATCTGGACAAA GATCTGTACCCTGTTGTGACAGGTGGAGTGTCAGAGACCCAGGAGCTGCTGAAGCACAGATTTGACCACATTTTCTACACAGGAAGTAGCGTAGTGGGTAAACTGGTGATGGAGGCTGCTGCTCGCCACCTCACCCCAGTGACGCTGGAGCTGGGAGGGAAGAGCCCCTGCTACATCGACAagaactgtgacatcactgtcgCCTGTCG TCGTATCACATGGGGAAAGTTTGTCAACTGCGGTCAGACATGCATCGCTCCAGACTATGTTCTGTGTGAACCCTCCATCCAGAGCCAAGTAGTGCAGGAGATCAAGAAGAGTATCAAg GAGTTTTACACAGATAATCCAAAGAACTTTGATGACTATGGACGCATCATCAACCAGCGGCACTATAAAAGGGTCATTGCTCTCATGGAAGGGTGCACCGTCGCTGTAGGTGGAGACAGCGATGAATCTCAGTGCTACATAG CTCCCACTGTGTTGAAGGATGTGACGAGTGAATCCAAAGTGATGAAGGAGGAGATCTTTGGGCCTCTGCTGCCCATCATCACAGTGAGCGGTGTAGAGGAGGCCATTCAGTTTattaatgagagagagaaaccgcTAGTTGTGTATGTCTTCTCCCATGACAAAAAG CTGATCAAAAGGGTGATAGCTGAGACGTCCAGTGGAGCTCTGCTGGCTAACGACTGTCTGGTCCACTTCACTGTTAGTGCTCTGCCCTTTGGAGGAgttg GTAACAGTGGTATGGGCTGCTACCACGGCCGGCACAGCTTTGACCAGCTCAGCCACCTGCGCAGTTGTCTGATCAAGCAGCTGAAAATGGAGGGAGTCAACAGCATGCGTTACCCGCCTCACACCGCCAAGAAGCTGGGCTGGGCTCGATTCTTGCTGCTAAAGCAGGTCAACTTGGGCAGACTGCGCCGCATGGTGCTGCTAGCCATTTTTGCTGGTTTAGCAGCGTTTATTGTGCAG AGGTTCCTGCAATGA
- the LOC121898440 gene encoding aldehyde dehydrogenase family 3 member A2-like isoform X3 — translation MSREQLVVQRARKSFQTGKTKPLEYRIHQLKSLLRFISERRRDIADAVKRDLGKSEHGTELFETLGLEGEINLAIENLAEWAAPRPVEKNLLTISDEVYVQPEPLGVVLIIGAWNYPWAVTLQPLVGAIAAGNAGVIKPSEVSSHSAKVMEELLPLYLDKDLYPVVTGGVSETQELLKHRFDHIFYTGSSVVGKLVMEAAARHLTPVTLELGGKSPCYIDKNCDITVACRRITWGKFVNCGQTCIAPDYVLCEPSIQSQVVQEIKKSIKEFYTDNPKNFDDYGRIINQRHYKRVIALMEGCTVAVGGDSDESQCYIAPTVLKDVTSESKVMKEEIFGPLLPIITVSGVEEAIQFINEREKPLVVYVFSHDKKLIKRVIAETSSGALLANDCLVHFTVSALPFGGVGNSGMGCYHGRHSFDQLSHLRSCLIKQLKMEGVNSMRYPPHTAKKLGWARFLLLKQVNLGRLRRMVLLAIFAGLAAFIVQRFLQ, via the exons ATGTCCCGAGAACAGCTGGTAGTACAACGAGCCAGGAAGTCCTTCCAGACAGGAAAAACTAAACCTCTGGAGTACAGGATCCACCAGCTGAAGAGCCTGCTGCGCTTCATCTCAGAGAGACGGAGGGACATCGCAGATGCTGTCAAAAGAGACCTTGGCAAG AGTGAACATGGGACGGAGCTGTTTGAGACTCTGGGACTGGAGGGAGAGATCAACCTGGCTATAGAGAATCTGGCAGAGTGGGCTGCTCCTCGGCCCGTAGAGAAGAACCTCCTCACCATATCAGATGAGGTTTATGTGCAGCCGGAGCCTCTGGGAGTGGTGCTCATCATCGGAGCCTGGAACTACCCCTGGGCTGTCACCCTGCAGCCGCTGGTGGGAGCTATTGCTGCTG GTAATGCAGGAGTAATAAAGCCATCTGAGGTCAGCTCTCACTCAGCCAAGGTCATGGAGGAACTTCTTCCTCTGTATCTGGACAAA GATCTGTACCCTGTTGTGACAGGTGGAGTGTCAGAGACCCAGGAGCTGCTGAAGCACAGATTTGACCACATTTTCTACACAGGAAGTAGCGTAGTGGGTAAACTGGTGATGGAGGCTGCTGCTCGCCACCTCACCCCAGTGACGCTGGAGCTGGGAGGGAAGAGCCCCTGCTACATCGACAagaactgtgacatcactgtcgCCTGTCG TCGTATCACATGGGGAAAGTTTGTCAACTGCGGTCAGACATGCATCGCTCCAGACTATGTTCTGTGTGAACCCTCCATCCAGAGCCAAGTAGTGCAGGAGATCAAGAAGAGTATCAAg GAGTTTTACACAGATAATCCAAAGAACTTTGATGACTATGGACGCATCATCAACCAGCGGCACTATAAAAGGGTCATTGCTCTCATGGAAGGGTGCACCGTCGCTGTAGGTGGAGACAGCGATGAATCTCAGTGCTACATAG CTCCCACTGTGTTGAAGGATGTGACGAGTGAATCCAAAGTGATGAAGGAGGAGATCTTTGGGCCTCTGCTGCCCATCATCACAGTGAGCGGTGTAGAGGAGGCCATTCAGTTTattaatgagagagagaaaccgcTAGTTGTGTATGTCTTCTCCCATGACAAAAAG CTGATCAAAAGGGTGATAGCTGAGACGTCCAGTGGAGCTCTGCTGGCTAACGACTGTCTGGTCCACTTCACTGTTAGTGCTCTGCCCTTTGGAGGAgttg GTAACAGTGGTATGGGCTGCTACCACGGCCGGCACAGCTTTGACCAGCTCAGCCACCTGCGCAGTTGTCTGATCAAGCAGCTGAAAATGGAGGGAGTCAACAGCATGCGTTACCCGCCTCACACCGCCAAGAAGCTGGGCTGGGCTCGATTCTTGCTGCTAAAGCAGGTCAACTTGGGCAGACTGCGCCGCATGGTGCTGCTAGCCATTTTTGCTGGTTTAGCAGCGTTTATTGTGCAG AGGTTCCTGCAATGA